In Pan troglodytes isolate AG18354 chromosome 21, NHGRI_mPanTro3-v2.0_pri, whole genome shotgun sequence, one genomic interval encodes:
- the STMN3 gene encoding stathmin-3 isoform X1, whose amino-acid sequence MWVRVLLPRSPPRGHQPAPPPASLGTLRSWAPNWELGTRCVTSSYSAQWADVRGREKAQRPPTSLGFPAAGPWRGRRAGQGVQWRQGTAGALGAVRTAGPAREAGTGAGAADRDPLALPRPQAGWQARVPRAAPGGPGAHRGLGRWRRQTQEAQVLKQLAERREHEREVLHKALEENNNFSRQAEEKLNYKMELSKEIREAHLAALRERLREKELHAAEVRRNKEQREEMSG is encoded by the exons ATGTGGGTGCGGGTCCTGCTGCCCCGCTCTCCTCCCAGGGGTCACCAGCCGGCCCCTCCCCCAGCATCCCTGGGGACCCTCCGCTCCTGGGCACCTAATTGGGAGCTGGGAACCCGGTGTGTAACAAGCAGCTACTCTGCTCAGTGGGCGGATGTCCGAGGAAGAGAGAAAGCTCAGAGACCGCCCACAAGTTTAGGGTTTCCTGCTGCTGGTCCTTGGAGGGGCAGACGCGCAGGGCAGGGTGTGCAGTGGCGGCAGGGCACGGCGGGGGCCCTGGGCGCAGTCAGGACCGCGGGACCCGCGCGCGAGGCAGGgacgggggcgggggcggcggaTCGCGACCCCCTGGCCCTGCCCCGACCACAGGCCGGATGGCAGGCGAGGGTTCCCAGGGCAGCGCCCGGGGGTCCCGGCGCCCACCGAGGCCTGGGCAGGTGGAGGCGCCAG ACGCAGGAGGCGCAGGTGCTGAAGCAGCTGGCGGAGCGGCGCGAGCACGAGCGCGAGGTGCTGCACAAGGCGCTGGAGGAGAATAACAACTTCAGCCGCCAGGCGGAGGAGAAGCTCAACTACAAGATGGAGCTCAGCAAGGAGATCCGCGAGGCGCACCTGGCCGCACTGCGCGAGCGGCTGCGCGAGAAG GAGCTGCACGCGGCCGAGGTGCGCAGGAACAAGGAGCAGCGAGAGGAGATGTCGGGCTAA
- the STMN3 gene encoding stathmin-3 isoform X2 — protein MASTISAYKEKMKELSVLSLICSCFYTQPHPNTVYQYGDMEVKQLDKRASGQSFEVILKSPSDLSPESPMLSSPPKKKDTSLEELQKRLEAAEERRKTQEAQVLKQLAERREHEREVLHKALEENNNFSRQAEEKLNYKMELSKEIREAHLAALRERLREKELHAAEVRRNKEQREEMSG, from the exons ATGGCCAGCACCATTTCCG CCTACAAGGAGAAGATGAAGGAGCTGTCGGTGCTGTCGCTCATCTGCTCCTGCTTCTACACACAGCCGCACCCCAATACCGTCTACCAGTACGGGG ACATGGAGGTGAAGCAGCTGGACAAGCGGGCCTCTGGCCAGAGCTTCGAGGTCATCCTCAAGTCCCCTTCTGACCTGTCCCCAGAGAGCCCTATGCTCTCCTCCCCACCCAAGAAGAAGGACACCTCCCTGGAGGAGCTGCAAAAGCGGCTGGAGGCAGCCGAGGAGCGGAGGAAG ACGCAGGAGGCGCAGGTGCTGAAGCAGCTGGCGGAGCGGCGCGAGCACGAGCGCGAGGTGCTGCACAAGGCGCTGGAGGAGAATAACAACTTCAGCCGCCAGGCGGAGGAGAAGCTCAACTACAAGATGGAGCTCAGCAAGGAGATCCGCGAGGCGCACCTGGCCGCACTGCGCGAGCGGCTGCGCGAGAAG GAGCTGCACGCGGCCGAGGTGCGCAGGAACAAGGAGCAGCGAGAGGAGATGTCGGGCTAA